The following are from one region of the Silene latifolia isolate original U9 population chromosome 9, ASM4854445v1, whole genome shotgun sequence genome:
- the LOC141602131 gene encoding uncharacterized protein LOC141602131, which translates to MDREKDKVYTVDLSGNKFSCSCKMFERIGLLCKHVLWVLKDRGFDDIPTEYLLDRWGKYATCRPIFNVVGTTLLADCMSIENHQSKISELWSEVFTSVSLVEDNEELGDELLELLRAFNEKLMISVKRGKSKNKKAEIEMLIGSKIPSEASVLPPEKCKNKGLGRRITSNKEKAVQENAKPLRKCCACGEMTHHDSRNCPSRATQK; encoded by the coding sequence ATGGACCGCGAGAAAGACAAGGTATACACAGTTGATTTAAGTGGTAATAAATTTTCTTGTTCATGTAAGATGTTTGAAAGGATTGGGTTACTTTGTAAGCATGTTCTGTGGGTGTTAAAAGATAGAGGGTTTGATGATATCCCTACGGAGTATCTATTAGACAGATGGGGCAAATATGCAACTTGTCGTCCCATTTTTAATGTTGTTGGGACAACCCTCCTAGCTGATTGTATGTCAATAGAAAACCACCAAAGTAAGATAAGTGAATTGTGGTCGGAAGTATTTACTTCAGTTTCGCTTGTTGAAGATAATGAGGAACTTGGTGATGAGCTGCTTGAACTTCTTCGCGCTTTCAACGAGAAATTGATGATTTCAGTTAAGCGTGGGAAGTCAAAAAACAAGAAAGCTGAAATTGAGATGCTTATTGGTTCGAAAATACCGTCTGAAGCTAGTGTTCTACCACCAGAAAAGTGTAAGAATAAGGGATTAggaagacggattacttcaaacAAGGAAAAGGCAGTACAAGAAAATGCAAAGCCCTTGAGGAAATGTTGTGCTTGCGGTGAAATGACTCATCATGATAGTAGGAATTGCCCAAGTCGAGCCACTCAAAAGTGA